GGGAACTCTCAGGGTCGATCCCCGATGTGGACAAGGGGCGCGAAAAGGCACCCTTGGGGTTATGAACGAGCTCTCTCGACGCGAAGAACTGTCGTTGTCCGGCGCCGCGTTGCGTGGCGCCCCGTGGAAGGCCGCCGCCGTGGGCGGTGGCGTGGTCACCGCGGCCAGCCTCGGCATGGGGTGGATCCTGCCGGGATCCGCCGATCTGCCGTGGGCCCTCGGACTCGGCATCAGCCTGTTCGCCCTCATCGCCGCCATCGGCGCGGTGGCCAAGCCCGAGGAGGGGGACAGGGTCACCAGGCAGGCGCGCAGCTGGTCGCTGCGCCACCCGTGGAAGTTCGCGCTGCTGCCCGCCGGCATCACCGCGGTCCTGAGCTACCCCGTCCAGCTCGTCATCGACGGCGAGGGCATCGTCGGGGCCGCGTGGGACTCGGTCTGGCGGGGCGCGCTGGTCTACCTCATCGCCGGCATCATCACCCTCACCATGAAGGGGAGGGCGCGCTAGTCCGCACTCGAGAGAGCGCCGGCCCCCGGAGAAGGACGCCTGCCCGGGCGTCCTTCTCCGCGGTTCGTCAGTGGGCCGCGCCCGAGAGGTTGAGGCCGACGACGCCGATGACGATGAAGGCGATCGAGCCGAGCTTGACCGTCGAGACGTCGTCACCCATCAGCAGCATGCCCAGCACCGCGGTGCCTACGGCGCCGATGCCCGTCCATACGGCATAGGCGGTGCCGACCTCCAGGCTCCTGAGCGCGAAGGACAGCGCCCCGAAGCTGAGGACGGCGAAGACCAGGAAGCTGAGAGCCCACCACACGTGGGAGAAGCCCTCGCTCATCTTGAGCGAGTAGGCCATGGCGACCTCGAGCAGGCCGGCGGCGACGAGAACGACCCAAGCCATGTGCACTCCTTGTTGTCGAAGGGGTGCGTCGTCTTGGCGTTCCGGGTACGGCGCGTCTCGTCCGGGAGCGTGTCGCTCACTACCGACAACGGCTCAACGCCCGCGGTGATTCCACCACAGAGTCACCCACCGGTCTCGCGGCACCGGCCACATGCCGAGTTCCATCGCGGTCCGCGCCACCTCCCCCGCCCGTGAGGGGTCGAGACAGGCGCGGCGGCACACGCTCACGGCGAGTTCCTCGATCGTGTCGAACCGTTCGATCGGCGCCTCCCTCTCCTCCACCCGCACGTCGAAGCCGAGTGCTGCGGCCAGCGCGACCGCGTCCTCCGCGATGGGCCTGACCGGGCGCCGCACGCCGTGCAGGTGCTCCCACAGCAGGTTCATCCAGCTCATCGGGTGGCGGTTGGGCAGCTCGATGACCACCCTGCCGGTGACGTGGTCGTCGAGGGCGACGAAGAAGGCGGCCAGATCCGGCACGTTGTAGACGACGTGCGCGGCGACCGCCACGTCCGCGCGGCCCACGCGCTCGGCGACCTCCGGCCAGCTTCCCTCGACGGTCGTGGCGGGGACGCCCGCCTTCTCCGCCCTGAGCGAGAGCTCGGCGAGCATCGCGGCGGAGGTGTCGACGGCGATCAGCCTGCCGATGCGCTCGGCCAGCGGCAGGGAGGCCGCGCCGGCGCCCGCGCCGACGTCGAGCAGCGTGCCCCCGTCAGGGAGCGCCTCGTCCACCCTGGCCAGGGTTGGCCCCTCCGCCTCCGCCACAGCCCGGTCGGTGCGCGCGGCGAAGCGCGCGGGGGAATGGCCCCACGGGTCGGTGGGCGCCGCCTCGAGGATGTCCGGCGGGATGGCCCATGACGCCAGGTGCTGCCGCCACCGTTCGTTCAGCGCTTCGGCATCCATGAGTCGAGAGTATGTGCATAGGAGAGGTTACCCATGGGTAGCATTCGGAGTAAGGTTACTCGCCAGTACAAACACCCCCGGTTCAAGGAGAGAGAGCAGCCATGGGCCACTACAAGAGCAACGTGCGCGACCTGGAGTTCAACCTCTTCGAGGTCTTCGGACGCGGCGACATCCTCGGTACGGGCCCCTTCGCCGAAGTGGACGAGGACGTGGCCCGCAGCATTCTGGACGAGGTCAACAGGCTGGCCACCGGCGTGCTCGCCGACTCCTTCGAGGAGGGTGACCGTACGCCGCCCGTCTTCGACCCCGCCACGTCGACGGTGACGGTGTCCGACGGCGTGAAGAAGTCCTACAAGGCCCTCATGGAGGGCGGCTGGGCGCACCTGGACCTGCCCCAGGACCTGGGCGGCCCCGGCATCCCCCGCACGCTGGCCTGGTCGGCGGCCGAGATGGTGCTCGGCGCCAACCCCGCGCTCTACATGTACGCCGCGGGCCCCAACTTCGCCTACACCCTGTGGAAGCTCGGCACCCCCGAGCAGAAGCGCTTCGCCGAGCTGGCGATCGAGAACAACTGGGGCGCCACCATGGTGCTGACCGAGCCCGACGCCGGCTCGGACGTCGGCGCCGGTCGCGCCCGCGCGATCCAGCAGCCCGACGGCACCTGGCACATCGAGGGCGTCAAGCGCTTCATCACCAGCGCCGAGCACGACATGGCCGACAACATCTTCCACCTCGTGCTGGCCAGGCCCGAGGGACACGGTCCCGGCACCAAGGGCCTGTCGATGTTCCTGGTGCCCAAGTACCACGTGAACCTCGAGGACGGCAGCCTCGGCGAGCGCAACGGCGCCTACGTCACCAACGTCGAGAAGAAGATGGGCCTCAAGGTCTCCACGACCTGCGAGCTCACCTTCGGCGACAAGCACCCGGCGATCGGCACGCTGGTCGGCGACGCGCACGAGGGCATCAAGCAGATGTTCATGGTGATCGAGCACGCCCGCATGATGGTCGGCACCAAGGCCATCGCCACGCTGTCCACCGGGTACCTGAACGCGCTGGAGTTCGCCAAGTCCCGCAAGCAGGGCGCCGACCTGACCCAGATGGCCGACAAGAGCGCCCCGCGCGTCGCCATCACCCACCACCCCGACGTGCGCCGCGAGCTGATGCTGCAGAAGACGTACGCCGAGGGCATGCGGGCGCTGGTGCTCTACACCGCGACCTTCCAGGACACGCTTCTGATCAACCCCGGCGACAAGCACGCCGAGGCCATGAACGACCTGCTGCTGCCCGTCGTCAAGGGTGTCGGCTCCGAGCGCTCCTATGAGATGCTGTCGCGCTCGCTGCAGACCCTGGGCGGCTCCGGCTACCTGCAGGACTACCCGATCGAGCAGTACATCCGCGACGCGAAGATCGACTCCCTGTACGAGGGCACGACCGCGATCCAGGGTCTCGACCTGT
This window of the Nonomuraea africana genome carries:
- a CDS encoding DMT family transporter, with the translated sequence MAWVVLVAAGLLEVAMAYSLKMSEGFSHVWWALSFLVFAVLSFGALSFALRSLEVGTAYAVWTGIGAVGTAVLGMLLMGDDVSTVKLGSIAFIVIGVVGLNLSGAAH
- a CDS encoding class I SAM-dependent methyltransferase, which gives rise to MDAEALNERWRQHLASWAIPPDILEAAPTDPWGHSPARFAARTDRAVAEAEGPTLARVDEALPDGGTLLDVGAGAGAASLPLAERIGRLIAVDTSAAMLAELSLRAEKAGVPATTVEGSWPEVAERVGRADVAVAAHVVYNVPDLAAFFVALDDHVTGRVVIELPNRHPMSWMNLLWEHLHGVRRPVRPIAEDAVALAAALGFDVRVEEREAPIERFDTIEELAVSVCRRACLDPSRAGEVARTAMELGMWPVPRDRWVTLWWNHRGR
- a CDS encoding acyl-CoA dehydrogenase, which gives rise to MGHYKSNVRDLEFNLFEVFGRGDILGTGPFAEVDEDVARSILDEVNRLATGVLADSFEEGDRTPPVFDPATSTVTVSDGVKKSYKALMEGGWAHLDLPQDLGGPGIPRTLAWSAAEMVLGANPALYMYAAGPNFAYTLWKLGTPEQKRFAELAIENNWGATMVLTEPDAGSDVGAGRARAIQQPDGTWHIEGVKRFITSAEHDMADNIFHLVLARPEGHGPGTKGLSMFLVPKYHVNLEDGSLGERNGAYVTNVEKKMGLKVSTTCELTFGDKHPAIGTLVGDAHEGIKQMFMVIEHARMMVGTKAIATLSTGYLNALEFAKSRKQGADLTQMADKSAPRVAITHHPDVRRELMLQKTYAEGMRALVLYTATFQDTLLINPGDKHAEAMNDLLLPVVKGVGSERSYEMLSRSLQTLGGSGYLQDYPIEQYIRDAKIDSLYEGTTAIQGLDLFFRKILRNQGAAIGALMAEINAFASSEAGNGRLKQERKLLAEAAAEVKAMGDTMAGWALGSLEAPREVYKVGLNTTRFLLALGDLVIGWLLLRQAEIALARLAEGEDPFYQGKVAGAAFFATTVLPRLTADRRVLQSTGLDLMDLPEEAF